Proteins encoded together in one Streptomyces sp. NBC_01216 window:
- a CDS encoding VOC family protein, whose protein sequence is MLAESPIAVIIPVNDLARAKRFYAETLGLPLTRESQEDTRFETGGTTIGLYQTPYGGQAGHTLASWKVADLDAEMKELRSKGVTFEDYDLPGLKTVDGVVASDTMRGAWFKDSEGNVLCVTEEIGG, encoded by the coding sequence ATGCTGGCGGAGTCACCCATAGCCGTGATCATTCCGGTCAACGATCTGGCGCGGGCGAAGCGCTTCTACGCCGAGACTCTCGGCCTTCCGCTGACGAGGGAGTCGCAGGAGGACACCAGGTTCGAGACCGGCGGTACGACGATCGGTCTCTACCAGACGCCCTACGGCGGCCAGGCCGGTCACACGCTGGCGAGCTGGAAGGTCGCCGACCTCGACGCGGAGATGAAGGAACTGCGTTCCAAGGGAGTGACGTTCGAGGACTACGATCTGCCCGGCCTCAAGACGGTCGACGGCGTCGTCGCGTCGGACACGATGCGGGGCGCCTGGTTCAAGGACTCCGAGGGGAACGTCCTCTGTGTGACCGAGGAGATCGGCGGCTGA
- a CDS encoding helix-turn-helix domain-containing protein, producing the protein MPAKPTPPPEATLLRLAREAANLSPESAAARMAGRFSGSRWRQIEAGYRRDSENPVIAPAPTLAQMASTLGVKADRLEAAGRADAAEILREIESAGSPAPAPTATQAALAELEEWQQQIILKALDNRPRSKREKALLLRTLAEHIEQQDESGQE; encoded by the coding sequence ATGCCGGCGAAGCCGACCCCTCCGCCCGAGGCCACCCTCCTCCGCCTCGCACGCGAGGCCGCGAACCTCAGCCCCGAGTCCGCGGCGGCGCGCATGGCCGGGCGGTTCTCGGGATCACGCTGGCGCCAGATCGAGGCCGGCTACCGCAGAGACTCCGAGAATCCCGTCATCGCCCCGGCGCCGACCCTCGCCCAGATGGCGAGCACGCTCGGAGTGAAGGCCGACCGACTCGAGGCGGCCGGCCGTGCCGACGCCGCGGAGATCCTCCGGGAGATCGAATCCGCCGGCAGCCCGGCCCCGGCGCCGACCGCCACACAGGCCGCCCTCGCCGAGCTGGAGGAGTGGCAGCAGCAGATCATCCTCAAGGCTCTCGACAACCGGCCGCGCTCCAAGCGGGAGAAGGCCCTCCTCCTGCGCACCCTGGCCGAGCACATCGAGCAGCAGGACGAATCCGGTCAGGAGTGA
- a CDS encoding recombinase family protein: MPVDPQYLHLVYQGPFPAFLYGRNSVDPRKKGRSVKDQIDTGRRLCDEHDWPIVDEFKDTGLSASRHARKKRKDFEEMLERIKEREARIVVAFEASRYYRDLEVYVQLRNACQEAGVLLCYNGTVFDLSKRADRKATAMDAVASEDELEGIRDRNLRTTQIWADKGAPHGPAPFGYRRNYDPDTGDLVEQVPHSEEAELVVGLFEARKAGKSKRAMAAGLNAMGRLSRGGKPWSSRAITMVLRNKAYIGIRSHRGTEHKATWQGIVTKELFYAVQALEDAERRRGVSTAVKYKYSGLPVCGHHEGCADRSLYSVKRTSTNRGRMVYRCNSLDTSVDAGRFEAYVDEAIFTWLGSPEAVAAFQKEDNSSQDVARARARLSAYQEQLREARELSRTFAPDNKPLLSSLSLSELERGLAPQIEEARQTIKDAQAQVPAVLQKLLGNPQAEEAFNALDIEQQRFVLVQIVTIRLFKARAPGVKRIEPGRVVLSFYGQPGFKAEQTDRRRQLYADQ, from the coding sequence ATGCCTGTAGACCCCCAGTACCTGCACCTCGTCTACCAGGGGCCCTTCCCCGCCTTCCTCTACGGCCGCAACTCGGTCGACCCCCGCAAGAAGGGCCGCTCCGTCAAGGACCAGATCGACACCGGCCGGCGGCTCTGCGACGAGCACGACTGGCCGATCGTCGACGAGTTCAAGGACACCGGCCTCTCCGCCAGCCGCCACGCGCGCAAGAAGCGCAAGGACTTCGAGGAAATGCTGGAACGCATCAAGGAGAGAGAGGCCCGGATCGTCGTGGCCTTCGAGGCATCCCGGTACTACCGCGACCTCGAGGTCTACGTCCAGCTGCGCAACGCCTGCCAGGAGGCCGGCGTCCTGCTCTGCTACAACGGCACCGTCTTCGACCTGTCCAAGCGGGCCGACCGCAAGGCCACCGCAATGGACGCTGTCGCCTCAGAGGACGAGCTCGAGGGCATTCGGGACCGCAACCTGCGCACGACCCAGATCTGGGCCGACAAGGGCGCCCCTCACGGCCCGGCGCCGTTCGGCTACCGCCGGAACTACGACCCCGACACCGGTGACCTCGTGGAACAGGTCCCGCACTCGGAGGAAGCCGAGCTCGTGGTCGGCCTCTTCGAGGCGCGCAAGGCCGGCAAGTCGAAGCGGGCGATGGCCGCGGGGCTCAACGCTATGGGACGGCTCAGCCGCGGCGGCAAGCCGTGGTCGTCCCGGGCGATCACCATGGTGCTCCGGAACAAGGCGTACATCGGGATCCGGTCTCATCGCGGCACGGAGCACAAGGCGACCTGGCAGGGGATCGTTACGAAGGAGCTGTTCTACGCGGTGCAGGCACTCGAGGACGCGGAGCGGCGTAGGGGTGTCTCCACGGCCGTCAAGTACAAGTACTCCGGGCTGCCGGTCTGCGGGCACCACGAGGGCTGCGCCGATCGAAGCCTGTATTCGGTGAAGCGCACGTCCACGAACCGCGGCCGCATGGTCTACCGGTGCAACTCCCTCGACACGTCGGTCGACGCCGGACGGTTCGAGGCTTACGTGGACGAGGCCATCTTCACCTGGCTCGGCTCGCCCGAGGCGGTCGCCGCCTTCCAGAAGGAGGACAACAGCAGCCAGGACGTGGCCCGGGCCCGGGCTCGCCTGTCGGCCTATCAGGAGCAGCTGCGGGAGGCCCGCGAGCTGTCGCGGACGTTCGCGCCCGACAACAAGCCGCTCCTGTCGTCGCTTTCGCTGTCGGAGCTGGAGCGGGGGCTGGCGCCCCAGATCGAAGAAGCCAGACAGACGATCAAGGACGCGCAGGCGCAGGTGCCGGCGGTGCTCCAGAAGCTCCTCGGCAACCCGCAGGCCGAGGAGGCGTTCAACGCCCTGGACATCGAGCAGCAGCGGTTCGTCCTCGTCCAGATCGTGACGATCCGCCTGTTCAAGGCGCGCGCCCCCGGCGTCAAGCGGATCGAGCCGGGGCGCGTCGTCCTCTCGTTCTACGGCCAGCCGGGCTTCAAGGCCGAGCAGACGGACCGGCGGCGGCAGCTGTACGCGGACCAGTGA